The genomic stretch CCTTGCGCGGCTACCTCCTGGAGGAGGTGCTGGCCTGGCTGTTGCGCTCCAGCGGCTTCGAGGTCCTCACGGCCGACGACGACCAGGACAAAGAGCCGTGGAAGGTCCTGAAGGAGGACAAGAACGGTCTGCTGGTTCGCGGACGCGGGGCCTGGCACCAGGTCGACGCGCTCGGACAGTTCCGGTACGTCCCGCCGTTCTCCCTGCCGGTCCGCTTGTTCGTCGAGGCAAAGTACCTGACCACAGCCCCTGTCGGTCTGCCCACCGTCCGCAACGGGCACGGTGTGATCCACGACGTAAACGAGGGCGAGACCACCACACTCTCTGCTCCGGGAACGGGCCGGCCTCGGACGCGATACCGCTACAGCTACGCGATCTTCTCCACGTCCGGCTTCAGCCCGGAGGCGCAGGACTACGCGCTTGCTCACCAGATATCCCTGATCGATCTCTCCGCACCGGACTTCGACGTGCTGCGGAATCTCGTCAAGCACACGGCCGACACGATCCACGCCGTGCTTGAAGCGACTCCGGCGGCCGAGCGACCGAAGGTGCGCGAGATACGGACGTACCTTCGTGGCCCGCTGCTGGAAATGGACCCGGGGGACGTGGAACTGCCCGATGCGATTCGCGGCCCCCTCGATTACCTCGCGCAGGCCCTGTACAGCCGGTCACAGTTGGGCCTTGTTCTGGCCTTTCCTGCCGCGCCGTTCGTCCTGGGCCTGGCCTCGGACGACCTTTACGGCTTCGTGGAATACGCTCGCGCGCACCCCACGCATACGGTGCGCCTGCGACGCATCAACCAGGCAGCGTCACACCCTGTTTGGGAACTGCGCTCCGCGGAACACCCCGACGCCTATGCGTTGCGGTTCGGCCTGCCCGAGCGGGTGGAGAAGTGGATCGTCGCGCAGGACGAAGGAATGCCCTCCCGCACCCGGTACGTCAAGCGCAGCATGCTGTCGACCATGACCCTGTACTGGATGCACGGGGAGCACGCGCAGACCTTCCAACTCCGCTACGAGCCACGCGAACTCCGTCTCGACGGCTGATCTCCGCCTACGACAAAACCCCGGTGTCCGGGCCTGTCGGGTGGACAGGACCGGACACCAGGGTAGGTGGAGGAGCGGATCAGCGTGCGGTGCGTGCCTTGGCGAGTGCCTTGTCCAGGTGAGTGTCCACGAGGCCCGGCGAGCCGGAGACGACGACCAGGATGTTGCCGGTGCGGATCGCCGTCTGCTTGACGACGCTGCGCTGCCCGCCGGCGGAGAAGGTGAGCAGCTGGCTCCACTGCTCGTCGCCGAGGTCCGGCGCGGTCGACTTCTCGGTGCCCATGTCGATGACCGTGCTCCCGGAAGCCACCTGGTACGAGGGGCAGGACAGCATCGCATCGAAGACCTTCGAGATGCCCTTGGACAGTTTCGCGGCGCTGTCGCTGTACAGCTCCTCGCTCACCTCGGAGCTGGCGGTGTAGGCGAAGGACACCTTCGCCTTGTGGGCGAAGTCGAGACCGGAGCCGGTGGCCGTGTCGCCGCCGAGCTTCTCCAGCCCCGGGCAGCCCATCACGGTCACGTCGTCGTTGTGGCGAGGGGCCTCGGGCTTGCGGGTGTAGCCCTCACCCAGGTCGCTCTCGTTCAGCAGCCGCTGGTTCAGCTGAGTTGACGACAGCGGCACGGATGCCGAGGGCGTGCTACCGCCCCGGTGCG from Streptomyces davaonensis JCM 4913 encodes the following:
- a CDS encoding restriction endonuclease — encoded protein: MLAWLLRSSGFEVLTADDDQDKEPWKVLKEDKNGLLVRGRGAWHQVDALGQFRYVPPFSLPVRLFVEAKYLTTAPVGLPTVRNGHGVIHDVNEGETTTLSAPGTGRPRTRYRYSYAIFSTSGFSPEAQDYALAHQISLIDLSAPDFDVLRNLVKHTADTIHAVLEATPAAERPKVREIRTYLRGPLLEMDPGDVELPDAIRGPLDYLAQALYSRSQLGLVLAFPAAPFVLGLASDDLYGFVEYARAHPTHTVRLRRINQAASHPVWELRSAEHPDAYALRFGLPERVEKWIVAQDEGMPSRTRYVKRSMLSTMTLYWMHGEHAQTFQLRYEPRELRLDG